Proteins found in one Anopheles aquasalis chromosome 3, idAnoAquaMG_Q_19, whole genome shotgun sequence genomic segment:
- the LOC126577365 gene encoding uncharacterized protein LOC126577365: MDERSLRMARLSDSDYSEDSEDNVDYSSDENDTDSLPDIEQEIIKIIGKEISEKRNLKAVILLIGDRFRNAISTTDTRIITQHYISICGRFWKNEVRDYLQKIERSKNTSVINNVLGAFHSIGGLCKVHDPLKKGAYYNLLIEHYEAISNENEESLMCWYKNECYQYIKNSSNAMKIEVALLEALLDFLHCFKSINSTYLLLYLNEFCLGKITVNEMIAKIGSMKDQYSEDRFRNLETVASRLECNNTLYLKNEFNEALSSYLKPVKVSKKAIDARSIIEITGTYIVVSECLKSVEQTLQTEKAEGSEVHEVHFVATLVVHIDTDFQKEIWHGKNIVVCTRMVRVHGSITWNVSGENADHIYTTNAGTNDEGDGIRGKDGYPGESGGNVLFITDKIENSASLKVISNGGNGSNGQDGGDGRDGRNGTGISKNSIEERFPPPCRFAGKEHGGRVKKIIRNIQSAATSVKTAWIDGSTLGSLDTLIRNYSNQTTVIADIFIEAKTDEGNEIVFSSNCGFFIRQSFFLYKGTNGTPGHIGGSYGLGGQGGFGGGIVIEPLSNCDNQMVIQTEAVAGTNGNPGKKGTNGKQGKNGWDMGYLDYLTWDSPIFCGSSEDKKITLERSGESTSSNVWAEYYDRYVGFEAIKNEHSKQRTYEQSTSSTCPTERQHHALAVNKKTLSRQSILDQHSQQMNSLMESKIANTLKTQHVLHDIASKATKVSQTLAKQIQNKKQQRKDFKMTRHCKYFETSEHLIDDSEEELLYSSKQEHMDMDVLVASLTERTPAMRYWFQLTTIQLGSFELNRLLEAIKKNHVLGGTVEIIETWKMIQSIIDEKYRLAALNKIAEIFPTYLNITGDIKIQAESAAKCLLVGSNLASFSDDPSSTLEQYLWNEDISLRKKVFQYCKDTIEHKDSVFWSLLVRTFFIELKNPSEKVIHLHAKYHFYAQKCSQGQIVFRESLQKLDNQCRDNKNVMKELKKFLLGKGPLSKSYRLLLANMLKVNIRTYIKNVDDESMFSLSDEYNPEANEAIYLLLTEDGLHELCLNKARLEMEVERRLKSQMFYKILAEVEPLRGKQEFDDYFPKLLEFIKTINGLTSDDLHEIETSDNKPSGKELGKRQSEKDLRDQHLLKCASLENLSEENIVFNGKSSLSCPDILKACEYTGLYLDQMEDLNEIIQYFPEEREKQEIIIKFHKISQYIGYPEIVHNIQRRFACEGRHVSYEELSCLINSVLSSFIDHEEHLNIVSWIVAAHSQQHWIDELLLMKIEDYLKMQIKDKKEWRARLSKIENKKLLVLLHEKLESLNRGSSVTYQCFADIFFLLSKIPHEPLHLESSELSEWPYVLRDKYWIFKLSTLIGSQVDNFTDLLYYLLSIENTYGTDLTEQLVQSLQKVIKCEMIPPRQLERIFSNFHNEKWILNAQVIESISGSQLDSWIKSMETRFTSDGKERTMKQLIKLIENNGNTSKNIMDALPTMLVSISDTLKVEKIILTKDDLKKCAKSIKDAIRLKNQSVIDCLGEILYVIDKAIELERGFTLRDPQKLAILCLTTNPRNTLAQVSTGEGKSLIVVATAIIKALQGKKVHIVTSSSVLAKRDAEENAKIFNLFDVYASHNCNEDIEKRKEAYSNNQVIYGDLSNFQRDYLLDRFYGKRVLGDHDLENVIIDEVDSMLLDKGNNMLYLSHNLSGFDKLEPVYIFIWQWINRPAANSKELSAALDTSAIKEAVLDEIYIRIPKTEIDEIHVQLKKQEKLTIWARMIAADIIDERGNILKENITETDIDGIVPSELECASSVKHRLRYILNECIDRVRSIDVPKYLKLFVEQHLESWIRSAVTAFFMKSGEDYVVDLDNTDTSQDRNPNIIIIDRDTGTDMANSQWDEALYQFLQLKHGCKLSLQNLKAVFISNVSYFKKYKTMNGLTGTLGTKRDRDLLQEIHDVDYVIIPTAQSKQFHEEKSIVCTNKEDWKSQILDEAQQITNEQKRSVLIICETVNVVNDLCQLFGGRKETHVHTYTRDYEQFEVAKDDHKLNPGQIIIATNLAGRGTDIKISEDLNKAGGLHVVLTYLPNNIRIEQQAFGRAARSGAKGSGKLIILNSNGQECACTKMLELKRTRHTQDLSRLAECKLFYDVQITAEEECFERFNAEYGRLKRDLTDKQVPKQLQDLLLESCLDKWAYWLDENSKWISISHNSLGKAKYQTALKAFIQQLKRLSTGVTECSILDKANPKKLLQKFKYDSNFWIKWVNSNPPQMVKLGKYLTQNLKEFENCCEAAIELFDDVIREDPNFSEVARYYKASLLIKQVESGGEIIINSVKTEFRLAAKLFERRIEQHSKAASIVGNIKSNNAESLIQINAFEDQQRHFMELYNEFITSINNILGHAVSSECFISQVPLINEQLAKAIFAELLHNKVLKPPMLGKNFAEKDLKVICDEYGVPVHLLQNSITAWKGKRINEKDFRKDLEQRIPIPNRRQFWMMLLEQKVLCDNKQYVAIRKGILDGIDCDLIKSLGEKVKKEHKENILNLGGGKQVLYADWRELEKDNELIFENEYFRDLVGQTKYEEWNELEALSFNEKANINCSHIENVRFDAFDDVRPDHFANVGIDLSEAEDILAELVKQNILVKDPEARDNVYRLKGNLSEIDEEQLTFFAGYKQIVKQLLSCSFAYRIAFDNILKCVQEGISQTELSLVVDPHRDLMVDLFEKHILIQSSVDSSENDFDKVVEKICKNNSSTCLKNQAIIKYVANMLSNLSSSLERMEMPDGALKPLPEVSGVTEEQQIFELNGLDCLLQCEEKKWTKKMLFNTLCLSCIAVGQIALGIVTSPLVVGSSFVAEGVNDLIFAIRAMQTGYFSWTNYWDQKWKSILVTVCTAGIFYAAKHCFKVLRYGMKAYKTVSFGKVSSAFQGQLTKIAAQKEIASITKRVIVDAASRIAMAVGYSAIENIVQTYLRSLCKEIGSSMSSDIGKAIESHSIAATLRQAFDALGETEARKIINDCSLRCFNENSEDNVFKSTIVDISIGLNGKCMEALGKTLADENICNNPAKIISTLSTLLTWSDRVYHLSKIKSEAIFVLDDLDKSIKQTLKSQTNTQKDVAVKQNNTNATKYARFKKEMIDQWKVSFNERVGKVVETQLVTPLLQSAATYLTKSALKLLIYTKNRIRGHKERKHRKHFEKLKRKYKKQKKRIRLSKGRKNRKNMRANIKKRYHKSLLKLMMKTRSPDLMADLVKENVPMDFTCVAACPVLLSKITMERNIKIVVEGPDGKDHKFSSDAQSSTDGKIIRLKLNDNHFTLCEENMARNGDFDGSNNSCLYVAMMQAMPEMNISAKDFRKAVANCIRTDPAIRRSIEKGYHHKLLAEGFFGGRAPEKERNMLETEKSQMQDKTEKETGTDKKDSIKKKIKAVGRKITNVIFRDVDSTEYADGEVHDGDDHFVCRFKQTLCAKGVIDSALSEHSDLDYVVTGGGSKGQDRTSGKGSEGIDAAHLLRTGGINPKLLNTDHGVILKNMSYKTQNVNQCFNRRKVAKDIDSLQSQFLKNSPPIIVNGVFNSSANQLKKFKKDYVAILETGIKSDHSNAQVYQSTIAQIKSIGLKKMKRAVRDASNFVGKVENYMPNASKPNKCKPAKTKVKESEKRKPKNEE, from the coding sequence ATGGACGAACGTTCCTTACGAATGGCACGATTGAGCGACTCCGACTATTCGGAAGATTCAGAGGACAACGTCGATTACTCATCTGACGAAAATGATACGGATTCCCTTCCAGATATCGAACAGGAAATCATCAAAATAATTGGTAAAGAAataagcgaaaaaagaaatttaaaagcAGTGATTTTACTGATTGGCGATAGATTCAGAAATGCGATCAGTACTACCGACACACGGATCATAACACAACATTATATTTCAATTTGTGGTAGATTTTGGAAAAACGAGGTACGCGATTATCTGCAAAAAATTGAACGAAGTAAGAACACATCCGTCATTAATAATGTTTTAGGTGCTTTTCATAGCATTGGGGGCCTATGTAAGGTTCACGATCCGTTGAAAAAAGGAGCATACTACAATCTTTTAATAGAGCATTATGAGGCGATctcaaacgaaaacgaagaatCGCTCATGTGCTGGTATAAAAACGAATGTTACCAGTATATTAAAAATTCAAGCAATGCCATGAAAATCGAGGTAGCATTACTAGAAGCATTGCTTGATTTTCTACATTGCTTTAAAAGCATCAATTCAACCTATCTCTTGCTTTACCTTAATGAGTTTTGTCTTGGAAAAATAACCGTCAATGAAATGATTGCTAAGATAGGGAGCATGAAAGATCAATACTCGGAGGATAGATTTCGGAATTTAGAAACTGTTGCCTCAAGGTTGGAATGTAACAACACTCtatatttgaaaaatgaattcaatgAAGCTTTGAGCAGTTATTTGAAACCAGTTAAAGTATCAAAAAAAGCAATAGATGCACGATCAATCATCGAAATCACTGGAACATACATAGTTGTTAGCGAATGCTTAAAAAGTGTCGAACAAACTTTACAAACAGAAAAGGCGGAGGGGTCGGAGGTCCACGAGGTTCATTTCGTAGCAACTCTCGTAGTGCACATTGACACTGATTTCCAAAAAGAAATTTGGCATGGCAAAAACATCGTGGTTTGCACGAGAATGGTCAGAGTGCATGGGTCTATAACTTGGAATGTATCAGGTGAAAATGCAGACCACATTTACACTACTAACGCTGGAACGAATGATGAAGGCGATGGAATCCGGGGTAAAGATGGTTATCCTGGAGAAAGCGGAGGAAACGTTTTGTTTATCACGGATAAAATAGAGAACTCGGCGTCTCTTAAAGTTATATCTAATGGAGGAAATGGTAGCAATGGGCAGGACGGGGGAGATGGAAGAGATGGCCGCAATGGAACGGGGATCTCTAAAAACTCAATCGAGGAGcgatttcctcctccttgtcgCTTCGCAGGTAAGGAGCATGGTGGAcgagtaaaaaaaatcattagaAACATTCAAAGCGCGGCCACATCTGTAAAGACGGCATGGATTGATGGGAGCACTCTTGGGTCCTTGGATACATTGATTAGAAATTATAGCAATCAAACCACTGTAATTGCTGATATTTTTATAGAAGCGAAAACGGATGAGGGAAACGAAATAGTATTTTCATCGAACTGTGGGTTTTTTATAAGACAATCATTCTTTCTTTATAAAGGAACTAATGGAACCCCTGGTCATATCGGTGGTAGCTATGGTCTTGGGGGTCAAGGCGGATTTGGGGGTGGAATAGTTATAGAGCCATTGAGTAATTGCGACAATCAAATGGTCATTCAAACAGAAGCTGTAGCGGGAACCAATGGAAACCCAGGCAAGAAAGGAACAAACGGTAAACAAGGAAAAAATGGGTGGGATATGGGGTATCTAGACTATTTAACATGGGACTCACCGATTTTTTGTGGCTCTTCCGAggataaaaaaataacattgGAGCGTTCTGGAGAGTCTACCAGTTCGAACGTATGGGCTGAGTACTATGATCGATACGTGGGATTtgaagcaattaaaaatgaaCACTCGAAGCAAAGGACATATGAACAGAGTACATCCTCAACATGTCCCACCGAGCGTCAACATCACGCTTTAGCTGTTAACAAGAAGACTCTCTCGAGACAATCAATTCTTGATCAACATTCGCAGCAAATGAATAGCTTGATGGAAAGTAAGATTGCAAATACTTTAAAAACACAACATGTATTACACGACATAGCTTCGAAAGCCACCAAAGTTAGCCAAACATTGGCTAAACAGATACAAAATAAGAAGCAACAACGGAAAGATTTCAAAATGACACGTCATTGTAAATATTTTGAAACAAGCGAGCATTTAATTGATGATTCAGAAGAAGAATTGCTTTACTCCAGCAAGCAGGAGCATATGGATATGGATGTACTTGTCGCTAGCCTCACTGAACGCACACCGGCAATGCGTTACTGGTTTCAATTAACAACTATACAGCTCGGTAGCTTCGAGCTTAATCGTTTActtgaagcaataaaaaagaatcACGTTTTGGGAGGAACAGTTGAAATCATCGAAACCTGGAAGATGATACAGAGCATAATAGATGAAAAGTATAGGCTGGCAGCATTGAATAAGATTGCAGAAATATTCCCAACATATTTGAATATTACTGGTGACATTAAAATACAAGCGGAAAGTGCAGCAAAGTGTCTTCTTGTAGGTAGCAATTTGGCGAGTTTTAGTGATGACCCTTCCAGCACTTTGGAACAATATCTTTGGAATGAAGATATTAGTCTGCGCAAAAAGGTATTTCAATACTGCAAAGATACAATCGAACATAAAGATTCAGTGTTCTGGAGTTTACTAGTGAGAACATTTTTTATTGAGCTTAAAAATCCCTCAGAAAAAGTAATCCATTTGCATGCTAAATACCATTTTTATGCGCAAAAATGTTCTCAAGGACAGATTGTGTTTCGAGAATCACTTCAAAAGCTCGACAATCAATGTCGTGATAATAAAAATGTTATGAAGGAACTAAAAAAGTTCTTGTTAGGAAAGGGACCTCTTTCAAAAAGTTatcgactgctgctggcgaacaTGTTGAAGGTCAACATAAGAACATACATTAAAAACGTTGATGATGAAAGCATGTTTTCATTGAGTGACGAGTACAATCCAGAAGCCAATGAAGCTATTTATCTTCTTTTAACAGAAGACGGATTACATGAATTATGCCTGAACAAAGCTCGTTTGGAAATGGAAGTAGAAAGACGACTCAAAAGTCAAATGTTCTATAAAATATTGGCAGAAGTCGAACCTCTTCGTGGAAAGCAAGAGTTTGACGATTACTTTCCTAAACTATTGGAATTCATTAAAACAATCAACGGTCTTACAAGCGATGATCTTCATGAAATCGAAACAAGTGACAATAAACCATCGGGCAAAGAATTAGGAAAACGGCAAAGTGAAAAAGATCTTCGAGACCAGCATCTTTTGAAATGTGCATCCCTTGAAAATCTTTCTGAAGAAAATATCGTTTTCAATGGCAAATCTTCCCTCTCGTGTCCTGACATACTTAAAGCTTGTGAATACACTGGATTATACTTAGATCAAATGGAGGATCTTAATGAGATTATTCAATACTTTCCAGAGGAACgcgaaaaacaagaaataataattaaattccatAAAATTTCGCAATATATTGGATATCCAGAAATTGTGCACAACATTCAAAGACGATTCGCGTGCGAAGGTAGACATGTATCATACGAGGAACTATCGTGCTTGATTAACTCAGTCTTGTCTAGCTTTATCGATCACGAAGAGCACTTAAATATTGTTTCCTGGATTGTTGCTGCACATTCGCAACAGCATTGGATCGATGAGCTATTGTTAATGAAGATTGAAGATTACTTGAAAATGCAGATAAAGGATAAAAAGGAATGGAGAGCTCGTTtgtcgaaaatcgaaaacaagaagctgttggtgttgcttcaCGAAAAGCTAGAATCCTTGAATCGGGGCTCGTCGGTCACCTATCAGTGTTTTGCTgatattttctttcttctcagCAAAATTCCGCATGAACCTTTGCATTTAGAATCCTCTGAACTAAGTGAGTGGCCATATGTTTTGAGAGATAAGTATTGGATATTTAAGCTTTCTACATTAATTGGTTCCCAAGTGGATAATTTCACAGACCTTTTGTACTATCTGTTGTCTATAGAAAACACTTATGGAACTGATTTGACGGAACAATTAGTACAATCACTGCAGAAAGTTATAAAATGCGAAATGATTCCACCGAGACAACTTGAGCgcattttttccaattttcataatgaaaaatggattctcAACGCGCAGGTTATAGAATCAATAAGTGGATCACAGTTGGACTCATGGATAAAATCGATGGAGACGCGGTTTACATCGGATGGAAAAGAGCGAACCATGAAGCAGCTGATTAAACTGATAGAAAATAATGGAAATACTTCGAAGAATATTATGGATGCTTTGCCAACAATGTTAGTATCCATTTCTGATACgttaaaagtggaaaagatAATATTAACTAAAGACGATTTAAAGAAATGTGCAAAGTCAATCAAAGATGCTATTCGTCTCAAGAACCAATCCGTCATTGATTGCTTAGGTGAAATACTATACGTGATTGATAAAGCGATTGAATTAGAGCGTGGCTTCACTCTTCGTGATCCTCAAAAGTTAGCTATTTTATGCTTAACAACAAATCCACGAAACACACTTGCTCAGGTATCTACTGGAGAAGGTAAATCATTGATCGTCGTAGCAACCGCGATCATAAAGGCGCTTCAGGGCAAGAAGGTTCATATAGTTACCAGTTCATCGGTGTTGGCCAAACGCGATGCTGAAGAGAATGCAAAGATTTTTAACTTGTTTGATGTGTATGCTTCCCACAATTGCAATGAAGATATTGAAAAGCGGAAGGAAGCATATTCCAACAATCAGGTGATTTACGGTGATTTGAGCAATTTCCAACGAGATTACCTTTTGGATCGATTCTACGGGAAGCGTGTGTTGGGAGATCACGATTTAGAGAACGTGATCATCGATGAGGTAGATAGTATGTTACTGGATAAAGGAAATAATATGCTGTATTTATCGCACAATCTCAGTGGATTCGACAAGCTAGAACCAGTGTATATCTTTATATGGCAGTGGATCAATCGTCCAGCGGCCAATAGTAAGGAATTGTCAGCTGCCCTTGACACCAGCGCTATCAAAGAAGCTGTTTTGGATGAAATCTATATAAGAATCCCTAAAACAGAAATTGATGAGATTCATGTGCAATtgaaaaaacaggaaaagcttACAATATGGGCACGTATGATCGCAGCTGACATAATCGATGAACGAGGcaacattttaaaagaaaacattacaGAAACAGACATTGATGGAATTGTACCGTCGGAACTGGAATGTGCTTCTTCAGTCAAGCATCGTCTTCGATACATTTTAAACGAGTGTATCGATCGAGTAAGATCCATAGATGTTCCGAAATATCTTAAACTCTTTGTAGAGCAACACTTGGAAAGCTGGATTCGTAGTGCAGTCACggcatttttcatgaaaagtGGAGAAGATTATGTAGTAGATTTAGACAATACTGACACGAGTCAAGACCGCAatcccaacatcatcatcatcgacagaGACACGGGAACAGATATGGCGAATTCGCAATGGGACGAAGCCCTTTATCAGTTTTTACAGCTTAAGCATGGTTGCAAACTTTCGCTTCAGAATCTGAAAGCTGTTTTCATATCCAATGTTTCCTACtttaaaaaatacaaaacaatgaatggattaacgggAACACTCGGTACAAAAAGGGACCGCGATCTGTTGCAAGAAATACACGACGTCGATTACGTTATCATTCCCACGGCTCAGTCCAAACAATTTCATGAAGAAAAATCCATTGTATGTACCAATAAAGAAGATTGGAAGAGTCAAATACTAGATGAAGCTCAGCAAATCACAAATGAGCAGAAGCGATCGGTCTTGATCATATGCGAAACAGTGAACGTTGTGAATGATCTGTGCCAACTGTTTGGGGGGCGTAAAGAAACACATGTGCATACCTACACGCGGGACTATGAGCAGTTTGAAGTAGCTAAAGATGACCATAAACTAAATCCTGGACAAATTATTATTGCTACCAACCTGGCAGGACGTGGAACAGACATTAAAATAAGTGAAGATTTGAATAAGGCCGGTGGATTACATGTTGTGTTGACTTATCTACCGAACAATATACGCATAGAGCAACAAGCATTTGGTCGTGCAGCAAGAAGTGGTGCGAAAGGATCAGGCAAGTTAATCATCTTAAACTCAAATGGGCAAGAATGCGCTTGCACTaaaatgttggaattgaagagaACTCGTCATACACAAGACTTGAGCCGTTTAGCGGAATGCAAATTGTTTTACGATGTCCAGATTACAGCAGAAGAGGAATGTTTCGAGAGATTCAACGCGGAATACGGGAGACTTAAGAGAGATCTCACCGACAAACAGGTACCGAAACAATTGCAAGACTTGTTGTTGGAAAGCTGCTTGGATAAATGGGCTTACTGGTTAGATGAAAACAGTAAATGGATAAGTATCAGTCACAACAGCCTAGGCAAAGCGAAATATCAAACTGCACTGAAAGCATTCATTCAACAATTGAAACGTTTATCAACGGGAGTAACAGAGTGTTCCATTTTAGATAAAGCCAATCCAAAGAAGTTGTTACAGAAATTCAAGTACGACAGTAACTTTTGGATCAAATGGGTTAATAGTAATCCACCACAAATGGTCAAATTGGGCAAGTATCTCACGCAAAACCTAAAAGAGTTTGAAAACTGTTGTGAGGCTGCTATCGAGCTTTTTGATGATGTTATACGAGAGGATCCCAATTTTTCGGAGGTGGCTCGGTACTATAAGGCATCTTTATTGATAAAGCAAGTCGAGAGTGGTGGTGAGATTATTATCAATTCAGTGAAAACCGAATTCAGATTAGCCGCAAAATTATTTGAAAGGCGCATTGAGCAACATTCTAAAGCAGCTAGCATCGTTGGTAACATTAAGAGTAACAATGCTGAAAGCCTCATTCAAATCAATGCTTTTGAAGATCAACAGCGCCATTTCATGGAACTCTATAACGAGTTTATAACATCTATAAACAACATTTTGGGACACGCGGTATCATCCGAATGTTTTATAAGTCAAGTACCTTTGATCAACGAACAGTTGGCAAAAGCAATATTTGCAGAGTTGCTTCACAACAAGGTTTTAAAACCTCCCATGCTGGGCAAAAACTTCGCTGAAAAGGATCTGAAAGTGATATGTGACGAGTATGGAGTGCCTGTACACTTACTTCAAAATTCTATCACAGCATGGAAGGGGAAACGGATCAATGAAAAGGACTTTAGAAAAGATCTCGAGCAACGTATTCCAATTCCGAATcgtcgtcagttttggatgatgctgctggaacagAAAGTTCTGTGCGACAACAAGCAATATGTGGCCATTCGAAAGGGCATTCTTGATGGAATTGATTGCGATTTAATCAAATCTTTGGGAGAAAAGGTTAAGAAAGAGCACAAGGAGAATATTCTAAACCTCGGTGGAGGGAAACAAGTGCTTTACGCCGATTGGAGAGAGTTGGAGAAAGATAATGAATTAATCTTTGAAAACGAATACTTTAGGGATCTTGTTGGTCAAACGAAGTACgaggaatggaatgaattGGAAGCACTGTCGTTTAATGAGAAGGCCAACATAAACTGCAGCCACATCGAGAACGTACGCTTCGATGCTTTCGATGACGTTCGACCGGATCACTTTGCTAATGTGGGCATAGATTTATCAGAGGCGGAAGACATTCTAGCCGAGCTAGTTAAACAAAACATACTTGTTAAGGATCCAGAAGCACGCGATAATGTTTACAGGCTAAAAGGCAATCTATCTGAAATTGATGAGGAACAATTAACATTCTTCGCTGGTTATAAACAAATTGTCAAACAGTTGTTATCATGTAGTTTCGCTTACAGAATCGCGTTTGATAATATATTGAAATGTGTGCAGGAAGGAATCAGTCAGACGGAATTGAGTTTAGTGGTTGACCCTCATCGGGACTTGATGGTGGAtctttttgaaaaacatattttaatccAGTCCTCTGTGGATTcaagtgaaaatgatttcgATAAAGTGGTAGAAAAGATATGTAAAAATAATTCTAGCACGTGCTTAAAAAACCAAGCAATCATAAAATATGTCGCAAATATGCTAAGCAATTTAAGCAGCAGCCTTGAAAGGATGGAAATGCCGGATGGTGCTCTCAAACCACTCCCAGAGGTTTCGGGGGTTACGGAGGAGCAACAAATATTCGAACTAAATGGATTAGACTGTTTACTGCAgtgtgaagaaaagaaatggaccAAGAAAATGCTTTTTAATACATTGTGTCTATCATGCATTGCAGTTGGGCAGATAGCACTTGGAATTGTAACGTCTCCCTTAGTCGTTGGATCCAGCTTTGTTGCGGAGGGTGTTAACGATTTAATATTCGCTATCCGGGCGATGCAAACTGGTTACTTCAGTTGGACAAATTATTGGgatcaaaaatggaaaagtattCTAGTAACGGTATGCACTGCAggtattttttatgctgccaaacaTTGCTTCAAAGTATTGCGATACGGAATGAAAGCGTACAAGACTGTCTCGTTTGGTAAAGTCTCAAGCGCGTTCCAAGGCCAGCTAACGAAAATCGCTGCCCAGAAAGAAATAGCGAGCATTACAAAACGGGTAATAGTGGACGCTGCAAGTAGAATAGCGATGGCAGTTGGGTATTCTGCCATTGAAAATATTGTGCAAACGTATCTGCGTTCACTATGCAAAGAAATTGGATCTTCAATGTCGTCAGACATTGGCAAAGCCATAGAATCGCACTCTATTGCCGCCACTCTACGGCAAGCATTCGATGCTCTAGGTGAAACAGAGGCTAGGAAAATAATCAATGATTGCTCGCTACGctgttttaatgaaaactcAGAGGATAACGTGTTTAAATCAACCATTGTAGATATCAGCATCGGGTTGAACGGGAAATGTATGGAAGCTTTGGGTAAAACTCTGGCCGACGAAAATATCTGTAATAATCCGGCGAAGATTATTAGTACATTATCTACGTTGCTTACATGGAGCGACCGAGTGTACCACTTAAGTAAGATCAAATCGGAAGCCATTTTTGTGTTGGATGATCTAGATAAAAGTATTAAACAAACTCTTAAAAGCCAAACTAATACGCAAAAAGATGTTGCAGTAAAGCAAAATAATACAAACGCAACAAAATATGCAAGGttcaaaaaagaaatgatcgaTCAATGGAAAGTTTCCTTCAACGAAAGGGTAGGCAAAGTCGTCGAAACTCAGCTGGTGACACCACTGCTTCAATCAGCGGCCACGTACTTGACCAAATCTGCATTAAAATTGCTGATATACACCAAGAATCGGATTAGAGGtcacaaagaaagaaaacatcgCAAACATTTCGAGAAATTAAAACGGAAATacaagaaacagaaaaagaggaTTCGCTTATCAAAGGGtaggaaaaatagaaaaaatatgagagcaaacattaaaaaacgGTATCACAAGAGCTTACTCAAACTGATGATGAAAACACGAAGCCCCGATTTAATGGCCGATCTGGTTAAAGAGAATGTGCCCATGGACTTTACGTGTGTTGCTGCCTGTCCTGTCCTTTTAAGCAAGATAACAATGGAACGAAATATCAAAATCGTCGTCGAAGGACCTGATGGTAAAGACCATAAATTCTCTTCCGATGCCCAAAGCAGTACCGACGGAAAGATCATTCGATTAAAGCTTAATGACAATCACTTTACCCTCTGCGAAGAAAATATGGCTCGGAATGGGGATTTCGATGGCTCTAACAATAGCTGTTTGTATGTAGCAATGATGCAAGCCATGCCAGAAATGAACATTTCGGCAAAAGATTTTAGGAAAGCTGTAGCAAACTGCATCCGAACGGACCCAGCCATTCGTAGATCTATTGAAAAGGGCTACCATCACAAACTACTTGCAGAAGGATTCTTTGGAGGGAGAGCtccagagaaagaaagaaacatgCTGGAAACAGAAAAGAGCCAAATGCAAGataaaacagagaaagaaacaggaacagataaaaaggattcaatcaaaaagaaaattaaagcTGTTGGACGAAAAATAACCAATGTAATTTTCCGAGATGTCGATTCAACAGAATACGCTGATGGAGAAGTGCATGATGGAGATGATCATTTCGTGTGTCGTTTTAAACAAACTCTGTGTGCCAAAGGGGTGATTGATAGTGCATTATCAGAACACTCCGATTTAGATTATGTAGTCACTGGCGGAGGAAGCAAAGGGCAGGATCGAACCAGCGGCAAAGGTTCTGAAGGAATAGATGCTGCCCATTTGCTCAGAACTGGCGGAATCAATCCCAAATTGTTAAACACGGACCATGGTGTTATCTTGAAAAATATGAGTTACAAAACGCAAAATGTAAATCAATGTTTTAATCGCAGGAAAGTAGCAAAGGATATTGATTCACTGCAATCACAGTTTTTGAAGAATTCGCCTCCAATCATTGTAAATGGTGTTTTCAATTCTTCCGCTAATCAGTtgaaaaagtttaaaaaagaTTATGTGGCTATCTTGGAAACAGGAATTAAATCCGATCATTCAAACGCACAGGTTTATCAAAGCACCATCGCTCAAATTAAGTCAATtggtttgaaaaaaatgaaacgtgCGGTGCGAGATGCTAGTAattttgttggaaaagtggaaaactacATGCCAAACGCGTCTAAACCGAATAAATGTAAACCAGCTAAAACAAAAGTCAAGGAAAGCGAGAAACGCAAGCCCAAAAACGAGGAATAG